One genomic segment of Rivularia sp. PCC 7116 includes these proteins:
- a CDS encoding sigma-70 family RNA polymerase sigma factor → MFSTFAQVEKDTFSKWCVDKKLHRSMQNCFRSLPEESKKENFWALYWHKHWSSQSTSKSLANMHLLAYLQEPCYMVSRKTAASLNNSQYSIADYFQMANAEVETVLKYFNSKKSSSLKAYAMMAIKSQLRDILRQRKEAYSCTNWALLRKVSKKLFLEALENAGLSSLQISQYRLAWTGFKELYVQNHPGSTKSLPQPTSQLWEAIANFYNKYKHQLTQASSSCRAQTVEEWLNQSAIYVRAYLFPSVKSLNTFRANSDSDQSLDLADPSSDSTIADMIATEDLQEQKQQISQIFGVLSQALESLDAKSKQVLQLYYQQGMTQQQIMQQLDMSQPTVSRKLVKSRESLMAALIKWSVDLNISVNANQIKDMSIALEEWLRNQFGDFNMNP, encoded by the coding sequence ATGTTCTCAACCTTTGCTCAAGTAGAAAAAGATACATTTAGCAAATGGTGTGTTGATAAGAAACTGCATCGTAGTATGCAGAATTGCTTCAGGTCTTTACCAGAGGAGTCAAAAAAAGAGAATTTTTGGGCATTATATTGGCACAAACATTGGTCTTCGCAATCAACATCCAAAAGCCTTGCTAATATGCACCTTTTAGCATATTTACAAGAGCCATGCTATATGGTTTCGAGAAAAACTGCTGCTTCTTTAAACAATAGCCAATATAGTATTGCAGATTATTTTCAAATGGCTAATGCAGAAGTTGAAACAGTTTTAAAATACTTTAATTCAAAAAAGTCTTCTAGCTTGAAAGCTTATGCCATGATGGCAATTAAAAGCCAGCTTAGAGACATTTTACGACAACGTAAGGAGGCGTATAGCTGCACTAATTGGGCATTATTACGCAAAGTCAGTAAAAAGCTGTTCTTAGAAGCTCTTGAAAATGCTGGATTATCTAGTCTTCAAATTTCCCAATATCGCTTAGCTTGGACTGGTTTCAAAGAACTGTACGTGCAAAACCACCCAGGCAGTACAAAATCTTTACCCCAACCAACCTCGCAGTTATGGGAGGCGATCGCTAATTTCTACAACAAATATAAACATCAGTTAACTCAAGCTAGCTCCTCTTGCAGGGCACAAACAGTTGAAGAGTGGTTAAATCAATCAGCGATCTACGTGCGCGCTTACTTGTTTCCATCTGTCAAGTCGCTAAATACTTTCAGAGCAAACTCGGATTCCGATCAATCATTAGATTTAGCAGACCCTTCCTCCGACTCAACAATAGCTGATATGATAGCCACGGAGGATTTACAGGAACAAAAACAACAAATTTCTCAAATTTTTGGTGTCTTATCCCAAGCTTTGGAATCTTTAGATGCTAAATCGAAACAAGTACTCCAGCTTTACTACCAGCAGGGAATGACTCAGCAGCAAATCATGCAGCAGTTAGACATGAGCCAGCCGACAGTATCCCGCAAACTCGTTAAAAGTAGAGAGTCTTTGATGGCAGCATTAATCAAATGGAGTGTTGATTTGAATATTTCTGTCAATGCTAACCAAATAAAAGATATGAGCATTGCTCTGGAAGAATGGTTAAGAAATCAGTTTGGAGATTTCAACATGAATCCGTAA
- a CDS encoding DUF1822 family protein, whose amino-acid sequence MTCAFADPKEWLLEITPTIQSNLWEQSQGYTTPSSRWLAYINQICLHGFLSWVQTEYALQANVWNSFSNVPAFWEFVNGTAVLLNQRRIVLIPGESIDDSELEVPQEWVDIPSFAADFYLAVQVTPDGEWVRFWGYTTHQELKTLAEYDPVDRTYCMDARHLTKDLNAFWMAYQFCEIEDIKAAIPKLPELSTAQAENMLQRLSNSSVVCPRLEVPFTNWGALLEKEQWRQGLYQQRRGQQNQSSPGVNLSAWLQGIYDSSWQAIDTIFNLNNTNLAFNLRSTTSVKRAKTIHLGKEAESVKVILLVELIPEADGQISIRVQLHPIDDQYLPYKIKLALLTESAETILEVQARLEDNYIQLKLFKGEEGEIFNIQVSLDDYQLTENFTI is encoded by the coding sequence ATGACTTGTGCGTTTGCAGATCCAAAAGAGTGGTTGTTAGAAATAACACCAACGATTCAATCCAATTTATGGGAGCAGAGCCAGGGTTATACAACCCCTAGCAGTCGTTGGCTGGCTTATATAAATCAAATTTGCCTGCATGGGTTTCTCAGTTGGGTGCAAACTGAATATGCGCTGCAAGCAAATGTTTGGAACAGTTTTTCTAACGTTCCTGCTTTTTGGGAATTTGTCAACGGTACAGCAGTTTTATTAAATCAAAGGCGAATTGTTTTAATTCCGGGCGAATCAATTGATGATAGCGAGTTGGAAGTACCTCAAGAATGGGTAGATATTCCTAGCTTTGCCGCAGATTTTTACTTGGCTGTACAAGTCACGCCAGATGGTGAATGGGTAAGATTTTGGGGCTATACAACCCATCAAGAGCTAAAAACATTAGCTGAGTACGATCCTGTGGATAGGACTTATTGTATGGATGCGCGGCATTTAACAAAAGACCTAAATGCTTTTTGGATGGCTTACCAATTTTGTGAAATAGAAGATATTAAAGCTGCTATACCGAAGTTACCAGAATTATCGACTGCTCAAGCCGAAAATATGCTGCAACGTTTAAGCAATTCCTCTGTTGTCTGTCCTAGACTTGAAGTACCATTTACAAACTGGGGAGCGCTATTAGAGAAAGAACAGTGGCGGCAAGGCTTGTATCAACAGCGACGAGGGCAGCAAAACCAATCATCCCCAGGGGTAAATCTCAGCGCTTGGCTGCAAGGCATTTACGATAGTTCTTGGCAAGCAATAGATACAATTTTTAACTTAAATAATACTAATTTAGCTTTTAATTTAAGAAGTACTACTAGTGTCAAACGAGCGAAGACAATTCATTTAGGAAAGGAAGCAGAGTCTGTAAAAGTGATTCTGCTGGTGGAATTGATACCGGAAGCTGACGGGCAAATTAGTATTCGCGTACAGCTCCATCCTATCGACGATCAATATTTACCTTATAAGATAAAATTAGCCTTGCTTACAGAATCAGCAGAAACTATTCTGGAAGTACAAGCCAGACTTGAAGATAACTATATACAGCTTAAGCTTTTTAAAGGTGAAGAGGGAGAAATTTTTAATATTCAAGTAAGTCTTGACGATTATCAATTAACAGAAAATTTTACCATTTAA
- a CDS encoding CHASE2 domain-containing protein has product MSKLVIFTLLGGDLHQGIPVVTAQLWHNNQSFKITGSLPAAPELSQLYKQWQLLYEAVHQRFGSNQRIKIDHQSVTHVSVNDFNEICLQLQKNINAWLKFESFQNIERQLRTLLNQDDEIRIIFETNIVALHRLPWHLWNFFSDYPKAELGLSNHEYGSPRVLQKSPGGKIKILAVLGNGIGIDIDRDAALLQNLEDAQTIFLLQPTRKQLDEQLWNYDWDILFFAGHSASLADGEIGTIYINDTDSLTISQLRNALKTSILRGLNIAIFNSCDGIGLARNLADLNIPQMIVMRTGVPDFVAQEFLKNFLIAFAGAKPFYLAVREARERLQGLENDFPCASWLPVIYQNPTTVPTSWGELRDRLSEHSKTKSVARVSGKSKISLLKSKLLTILASSFIVALSTIGLRYLGVFEKIELQTLDQMQQLKPKEDLDPRVIVVEVTEKDIQARQQTTLGQKSISDSTLAKLLNKIQKFQPRVIGLDIYRDFADPVSDSNPIQLATELNQENVVAVCKGRDRKYDPQGVKPPEQVPVERQGFTDAVQDPDGIVRRQILMMAQQSSSPCTTEYSLSLKLATGFLSYDKILIHTYDNYIKFGSTVFKRLKPGRSGAYQKGTDTGGIQIVVNYRNADFRRVSLEDVLNNKVELNQLKDKVVLIGVTANTISDTWSTPYSSARQPYQEIPGIFIQAQMVSQILSAVLNNRPIIWVLPFWSDILWICGWCVAASILVWRVSSLSDKGCAIFMTVIILYGVCAIALLNQGLWLPFIPSAFGVVVGGVAVLFIQNRKQFSTP; this is encoded by the coding sequence ATGAGTAAGCTAGTCATTTTCACTTTATTAGGAGGAGATTTACACCAAGGTATTCCTGTTGTCACGGCTCAACTTTGGCATAATAATCAATCTTTCAAAATTACGGGAAGCTTGCCAGCAGCACCAGAGTTGAGTCAGCTATACAAGCAATGGCAACTACTTTACGAAGCCGTACATCAGCGTTTTGGTAGCAATCAGCGTATAAAGATAGACCATCAAAGCGTCACTCATGTCTCCGTGAATGACTTTAATGAAATTTGTCTACAGCTACAAAAAAATATTAATGCTTGGTTGAAATTTGAGTCATTTCAAAATATTGAACGGCAACTGCGGACTCTGCTCAATCAAGATGATGAAATCAGAATTATCTTTGAAACAAATATAGTTGCATTACATCGCTTACCTTGGCATTTATGGAACTTTTTCAGTGATTATCCTAAAGCAGAATTAGGTTTGAGCAATCATGAATATGGATCTCCTCGGGTATTGCAAAAATCTCCCGGCGGTAAGATTAAAATTTTGGCAGTCTTAGGTAATGGAATTGGTATTGATATCGATCGAGATGCTGCTTTGCTGCAAAACTTAGAAGATGCTCAAACCATATTTTTATTACAGCCAACAAGGAAACAACTTGATGAGCAATTGTGGAATTACGATTGGGATATTCTATTTTTTGCAGGACATAGCGCTAGTCTTGCAGATGGAGAAATAGGAACCATTTACATTAACGATACAGACAGCTTGACAATTTCTCAGTTAAGAAATGCACTGAAAACATCAATATTACGCGGTTTAAATATCGCAATTTTTAATTCCTGCGACGGAATTGGTTTGGCACGAAATTTAGCCGATTTGAACATTCCCCAAATGATTGTGATGCGAACGGGAGTACCAGATTTCGTCGCACAAGAATTCTTAAAAAACTTTCTTATTGCTTTTGCCGGTGCTAAACCATTTTACTTAGCGGTGCGAGAAGCACGAGAAAGACTTCAGGGATTGGAAAATGATTTTCCCTGTGCTAGTTGGTTGCCAGTTATCTACCAAAATCCGACAACTGTTCCTACTTCCTGGGGAGAATTGCGGGATCGACTTAGCGAACACAGCAAAACAAAATCTGTAGCTCGGGTTTCGGGAAAAAGTAAAATCTCACTCTTAAAGTCTAAGCTGCTGACTATTCTAGCTAGTAGTTTTATTGTGGCTCTTTCAACCATAGGTTTAAGATACTTAGGAGTCTTTGAAAAAATTGAACTGCAAACTCTCGATCAAATGCAGCAGCTTAAACCTAAAGAAGACTTAGATCCTAGGGTAATAGTAGTTGAAGTGACTGAGAAGGATATTCAAGCTCGACAACAAACAACTTTAGGACAAAAATCAATTTCGGATAGCACCCTTGCAAAATTACTTAATAAAATCCAAAAGTTTCAACCGCGAGTCATTGGCTTGGACATTTATAGAGACTTTGCAGATCCCGTATCAGATTCAAATCCAATACAACTTGCCACTGAACTGAATCAAGAAAATGTTGTTGCTGTTTGTAAAGGTAGAGATCGAAAATACGATCCTCAAGGTGTAAAACCTCCCGAACAAGTACCTGTAGAGCGTCAGGGTTTTACTGACGCAGTTCAAGATCCAGATGGTATCGTTCGCCGCCAAATTTTAATGATGGCGCAACAATCTTCTTCCCCTTGTACAACAGAATATTCGCTCTCGTTAAAATTGGCTACTGGTTTTTTATCTTACGACAAGATTTTAATTCATACTTATGATAATTATATAAAATTTGGTTCTACAGTATTTAAACGTTTAAAACCCGGTCGTAGTGGTGCTTATCAAAAAGGAACCGATACAGGCGGAATTCAAATAGTTGTCAACTACCGTAATGCTGATTTTCGCAGAGTTTCCCTTGAAGATGTGCTGAATAATAAAGTTGAACTCAATCAGCTTAAAGATAAGGTCGTTTTGATTGGAGTTACAGCTAATACTATCAGCGATACTTGGTCAACTCCCTACAGTTCTGCACGGCAACCTTACCAAGAAATACCAGGCATATTTATACAAGCGCAAATGGTTAGCCAAATTCTGAGTGCAGTTTTAAATAATCGCCCTATTATTTGGGTTTTGCCTTTTTGGAGCGATATTCTCTGGATATGCGGATGGTGTGTAGCGGCAAGTATTCTTGTTTGGCGCGTTTCTTCGCTCTCCGATAAAGGATGCGCCATATTTATGACAGTTATTATATTGTATGGAGTTTGTGCGATCGCTCTGTTAAATCAAGGACTATGGCTACCATTTATTCCCTCAGCTTTTGGTGTTGTTGTAGGTGGCGTTGCAGTATTGTTCATCCAAAACCGCAAGCAATTTTCGACTCCTTAA
- a CDS encoding DUF928 domain-containing protein gives MRLPLAQTAKSIITVSLILSAISQYAPKVVAQTTKPTITKKTAQPSRRTNSRKKKTSQRPVFVSPKAPRKLTPVSGRRAGMGSRNNCPAVPISLTALAPFQQQANKRTNKSDIGIVGGITTLERPKFWFYVPYTKNLANSSAEFSLQDSNGKDIYRDKIVLPQKPGVVGISLPNTVTPLEVGKTYRWYFKVKCSQQAVSLPVYVEGDIQRIALGSRIAEQLRAATDSQHKIAIYAQEGVWFDALNMLAQLRKSSQDASVEQDWQSLLQSVNLDNISTAPLVN, from the coding sequence ATGCGACTACCTCTGGCTCAGACAGCAAAATCAATCATAACAGTCTCTTTGATTTTAAGCGCGATTTCTCAGTATGCGCCAAAAGTAGTAGCTCAAACTACAAAGCCAACAATTACCAAAAAAACAGCCCAGCCATCTAGGAGAACTAATTCACGCAAAAAAAAGACTTCTCAACGACCAGTATTTGTTTCACCAAAAGCACCCAGAAAATTGACTCCGGTATCGGGACGTAGAGCGGGAATGGGTAGCCGAAATAATTGTCCTGCGGTTCCAATTTCACTTACAGCTTTAGCACCATTTCAACAGCAGGCTAACAAACGCACAAATAAATCAGATATTGGGATTGTAGGGGGAATAACCACTTTAGAAAGACCAAAATTCTGGTTCTACGTTCCATACACCAAAAATTTAGCAAATTCGAGCGCTGAATTTAGTTTGCAAGATAGTAATGGAAAAGATATTTACAGAGATAAAATTGTGCTGCCTCAAAAACCTGGTGTTGTTGGTATTTCTCTTCCCAATACAGTTACACCTTTAGAAGTAGGTAAAACTTATCGCTGGTATTTCAAAGTTAAGTGCAGCCAACAAGCAGTAAGTCTTCCCGTGTATGTAGAAGGAGATATCCAAAGAATAGCTTTAGGTTCTCGCATTGCAGAACAATTACGAGCAGCAACCGACTCGCAACACAAGATTGCAATCTATGCACAAGAAGGTGTTTGGTTTGATGCTTTAAATATGCTGGCACAATTACGCAAATCTTCTCAAGATGCCTCTGTGGAGCAGGATTGGCAAAGCTTACTGCAATCTGTGAATTTAGATAATATTTCTACCGCTCCTTTAGTCAATTAA
- a CDS encoding filamentous hemagglutinin N-terminal domain-containing protein: protein MARFTPILHYFLLSSLTFCSLISWKSVGAQIIPDSTLGSESSVITPDTIKQIPGDRIDGGAVRAENLFHSFTEFNIKQGQGAYFSNPSGVKNIFTRVTGNNISKIFGTLGVDGKANLFLLNPNGIIFGKNARLDVNGSFVGSTANAIEFENQGFFSATNPQNASQLLTIKPSAFLFNQLESGRIESSSIAPLEDNLFGLRVPDGRSLLFLGGEIFVNGGWLNAPGGRVELTGVADTGVVGINFDSNNPSLKVADKLGRSNVIINNFGRANVIGDNGGSIEINANNINLIAGYLDAGIAPGLGSDESKAGDITLNAQKSTVIKGITTPEFIAKSRIRNFIYAGATGEGGDIKINTESLAVDDFSSLETSTQSRGNAGRVLIQAKDEVSLREGSTIFNTVSSGGIGNAGGVKIQANSFSLLEGAEIQAGNTGGIGNAGDVNIDVRDGILFDGLYSDGFASGIFNGVTEQGIGDSGEIYIKANSFTLSDGARLQTKSEGQGDTGNVKIDVGDRIVFNGTKTNPDLDFEHLTGIFTTLETKSFRQGGDVNIKTGSLNIINGAEITSNSFGLGNSGNINIEARKDITLDGFNNHGGTSGFFSALGNSENPATGKGGNINISANSLSLTNGATIASTTSTGSQGDAGKINIVTDKQVLLDGAGLNESPGGIFAAVETGAIGNANDIEIKTDLLSVINNSSLSTSIAGKGNAGNIKTEARILEVADGGRLVTTTSGSAKAGNIILSVRDNVILSGSDTGLFANTTEGSSGNGGNIIVEPSKITVRDGAEIAVDSQGQGIGGTVELAADFLTLDNGLISAENRSNTGGNIKLHLQKLLLLRNGSQISSTAGNREFGGDGGNININAPNGFVVAVPKEDSDITANAFRGNGGKVEIFTQGIFGIRFQEQLTQKSDITASSRFGVRGNVALVTLEIDPTSGLIELPANLVDAANQISNACTPGSREFENSLVSTGRGGLPMSPTEPLQENNALSAWVRLKPELISRKNTRIKPRSTTVSNSNNDNVRKKNQIVEATGWIVDKDGSIEFVAQAHQKTSHNPRRKSADCYVRSATG, encoded by the coding sequence GTGGCACGCTTTACCCCTATTCTGCATTATTTCCTACTAAGCAGCCTTACTTTCTGTAGTCTAATTTCCTGGAAATCAGTCGGAGCGCAAATTATTCCAGATAGTACTCTTGGTAGCGAAAGTTCAGTTATTACTCCCGATACTATTAAACAAATTCCCGGTGACAGAATTGACGGGGGAGCAGTGCGTGCAGAAAATCTATTTCACAGCTTTACAGAATTTAATATTAAACAAGGACAAGGGGCATATTTTTCTAATCCCAGTGGTGTTAAGAATATTTTCACAAGGGTAACGGGAAATAATATTTCTAAAATTTTCGGAACCTTGGGAGTAGATGGTAAAGCAAATTTATTCTTGCTCAATCCCAATGGAATCATATTTGGAAAAAATGCTCGTTTGGATGTAAATGGTTCCTTTGTTGGTTCTACAGCTAATGCCATCGAGTTTGAAAATCAAGGCTTTTTCAGTGCCACCAATCCTCAAAATGCCTCCCAATTATTAACAATAAAACCTTCTGCATTCTTATTTAATCAGCTTGAATCGGGAAGGATAGAAAGTAGTTCTATTGCACCATTAGAAGATAATTTATTTGGTTTAAGAGTACCAGATGGTCGTAGCTTACTGTTCTTAGGTGGAGAAATATTCGTAAATGGAGGATGGTTGAATGCTCCCGGTGGTCGTGTAGAATTAACTGGTGTCGCAGATACTGGGGTAGTAGGAATAAATTTTGATAGTAACAACCCGAGCTTAAAAGTTGCCGATAAGTTGGGTAGAAGCAATGTAATTATCAATAATTTTGGTCGAGCCAACGTGATTGGCGATAATGGTGGAAGTATTGAGATTAATGCCAATAATATAAATTTAATTGCAGGTTATCTTGATGCTGGTATTGCTCCAGGTTTGGGAAGCGATGAAAGTAAGGCAGGAGATATTACTTTAAATGCCCAAAAATCCACTGTAATCAAAGGAATTACGACTCCAGAATTTATCGCTAAAAGTCGTATTCGCAATTTTATATATGCTGGTGCAACTGGTGAAGGCGGCGATATTAAAATTAATACTGAATCCCTTGCTGTTGATGATTTTTCTTCTTTGGAAACATCAACTCAGAGTCGGGGAAATGCCGGAAGAGTATTAATACAAGCCAAAGATGAGGTTTCTCTTCGAGAAGGAAGCACAATTTTTAATACAGTATCATCCGGCGGTATTGGCAATGCTGGTGGAGTCAAAATTCAAGCAAATTCATTCTCTTTGCTAGAAGGTGCGGAAATACAAGCTGGAAATACAGGTGGAATCGGCAATGCTGGAGATGTAAACATTGATGTACGCGATGGCATTCTTTTCGATGGACTTTACAGCGATGGATTTGCTAGCGGTATATTTAACGGCGTAACTGAACAAGGAATTGGCGATTCTGGAGAAATTTATATTAAAGCTAATTCTTTCACCTTAAGTGATGGTGCGCGCTTGCAAACCAAAAGTGAGGGACAAGGTGATACTGGGAATGTAAAGATTGATGTAGGCGATCGCATTGTTTTTAACGGAACCAAAACAAATCCCGATTTAGACTTTGAACATTTAACTGGAATTTTCACTACCTTGGAAACTAAAAGTTTCCGTCAAGGAGGTGATGTGAATATTAAGACGGGTTCGCTGAATATTATCAATGGCGCTGAAATTACTTCCAACAGCTTCGGATTGGGTAATTCGGGAAATATTAACATCGAAGCACGAAAAGATATAACCTTGGATGGTTTTAATAACCACGGCGGTACAAGCGGTTTTTTCTCTGCACTTGGCAATTCTGAAAATCCTGCTACAGGTAAAGGTGGAAATATTAATATCTCCGCCAATTCCCTTTCGCTAACTAATGGCGCGACAATTGCCAGCACTACTAGTACTGGTAGCCAAGGCGACGCAGGTAAAATCAATATTGTTACGGATAAACAGGTATTGTTAGACGGCGCAGGCTTGAATGAGTCACCTGGTGGTATATTCGCTGCTGTGGAAACTGGAGCAATTGGTAATGCTAATGATATTGAGATTAAAACAGATTTATTAAGTGTTATTAACAATAGCAGCTTAAGTACTAGTATTGCTGGCAAAGGAAATGCCGGAAATATAAAAACAGAAGCCAGAATATTAGAAGTAGCTGATGGGGGAAGGTTAGTAACTACAACTTCCGGCAGCGCAAAAGCCGGTAATATCATTTTATCTGTACGAGACAACGTTATTCTTTCTGGCTCTGATACGGGACTTTTTGCTAACACCACCGAAGGTTCTAGCGGCAATGGCGGTAATATTATTGTTGAGCCTTCAAAGATAACAGTCCGAGATGGTGCAGAAATTGCTGTCGATAGTCAAGGGCAAGGAATTGGAGGTACTGTAGAACTTGCTGCCGACTTCCTGACTCTTGATAATGGACTTATTTCTGCCGAAAACCGCAGCAATACTGGCGGTAACATTAAGTTGCATCTACAAAAATTACTATTACTACGCAACGGTAGTCAAATCTCCAGCACTGCCGGAAACCGGGAATTTGGCGGCGATGGCGGCAACATTAATATCAATGCTCCTAACGGCTTTGTTGTTGCCGTACCTAAAGAAGACAGCGATATTACAGCTAATGCTTTCAGGGGGAATGGTGGCAAGGTTGAAATATTTACCCAAGGAATATTCGGGATTAGATTCCAAGAACAACTTACGCAAAAAAGTGACATCACCGCCAGTTCCCGGTTTGGCGTTAGAGGTAATGTAGCTTTAGTTACTCTAGAAATAGACCCCACTAGCGGATTAATTGAACTCCCAGCTAATCTTGTTGATGCCGCCAATCAAATATCCAATGCTTGCACTCCCGGAAGTAGAGAATTTGAGAATAGTCTTGTCTCAACAGGAAGAGGTGGCTTACCTATGAGTCCCACCGAACCTTTGCAAGAAAATAATGCTCTATCTGCATGGGTAAGATTAAAGCCAGAACTAATTTCCAGAAAAAATACAAGAATTAAGCCGCGATCGACAACAGTTTCCAATTCAAATAACGATAACGTTAGGAAAAAAAATCAAATCGTTGAAGCTACTGGTTGGATAGTTGATAAAGATGGGAGTATAGAATTTGTTGCACAAGCGCATCAAAAAACTTCTCACAATCCTAGGCGAAAATCTGCTGATTGTTATGTCCGCTCAGCTACAGGGTAG